From a single Streptomyces sp. 1331.2 genomic region:
- a CDS encoding MFS transporter: MSTTNPAKHLPDDPPADPAAPAATGGDDGRALRRVQFGWYINDWANAAFSATVLTVFLGPYLTTVAKNAADASGDVHPLGLSIRAGSYFPYTVSFSVLISVAVMLLTGTVADRTGRHKELMCGFAYVGAVATMGMFFLDGDRYLLGGALLVVANIAYAVSVALSYAYLPGLAAPDERDAVSSKGWAYGYAGGGLLLIANLALFQGHDALGLSSGTAVRICLASAGLWWALFTIVPLLRLPSRAGVAPGTAGTSRTSGASGTSGASGTSGASGTSGVSGTSGASEEPAAGSLRELGRTLKGMRRHPLTLLYLAAFLCYNDGIQTVVSQASLYGSEELGMDQTSLVAAVLMVQVVAIGGALLLGRIARRYGAKRTILGSLVGWVVTLALGYFMPAHQPLWFYALACMIGLVLGGSQALSRSLFSHLIPAGKEAEYFSVYKVSDRGTSWMGPLVFGLAYQITGSYRSAIISLLVFFVIGFAVLVKVPVRRAIEAVGNPVPERL; encoded by the coding sequence ATGAGCACCACGAACCCGGCGAAGCACCTGCCGGACGATCCACCGGCCGACCCGGCGGCCCCCGCGGCGACGGGCGGCGACGACGGCCGTGCCCTGCGCCGGGTGCAGTTCGGCTGGTACATCAACGACTGGGCCAACGCCGCCTTCTCCGCCACCGTCCTGACGGTGTTCCTCGGGCCGTACCTGACCACCGTCGCCAAGAACGCCGCCGACGCGTCCGGTGACGTGCACCCGCTCGGCCTGTCGATCCGCGCCGGCTCCTACTTCCCGTACACCGTCTCCTTCTCGGTGCTGATCTCGGTCGCGGTGATGCTGCTGACCGGCACGGTCGCGGACCGCACCGGGCGGCACAAGGAGCTGATGTGCGGCTTCGCCTACGTCGGCGCGGTCGCCACGATGGGGATGTTCTTCCTCGACGGCGACCGCTACCTGCTCGGGGGCGCGCTGCTGGTGGTCGCCAACATCGCGTACGCGGTGTCGGTCGCGCTCTCCTACGCCTACCTGCCGGGCCTGGCCGCTCCCGACGAGCGGGACGCCGTCTCCTCCAAGGGCTGGGCGTACGGCTACGCGGGCGGCGGACTGCTGCTCATCGCCAACCTGGCACTGTTCCAGGGCCACGACGCGCTCGGCCTGTCCTCCGGCACCGCCGTGCGGATCTGCCTGGCCTCGGCGGGCCTGTGGTGGGCACTGTTCACGATCGTCCCGCTGCTGCGGCTGCCCTCCCGGGCGGGCGTCGCCCCGGGCACGGCCGGCACATCCCGTACGTCCGGTGCCTCCGGTACGTCCGGTGCCTCCGGTACGTCCGGTGCCTCCGGTACGTCCGGTGTCTCCGGTACGTCCGGTGCCTCCGAGGAGCCCGCCGCCGGCAGCCTGCGCGAACTGGGCCGGACCCTGAAGGGCATGCGCCGGCACCCGCTGACGCTGCTCTACCTGGCGGCCTTCCTCTGCTACAACGACGGCATCCAGACCGTCGTCTCCCAGGCCTCGCTCTACGGCAGCGAGGAACTCGGCATGGACCAGACCTCGCTGGTCGCCGCCGTCCTCATGGTCCAGGTCGTGGCGATCGGCGGCGCCCTGCTGCTCGGCCGGATCGCCCGGCGGTACGGCGCCAAGCGGACCATCCTCGGCTCCCTGGTCGGCTGGGTCGTCACCCTCGCGCTCGGCTACTTCATGCCCGCCCACCAGCCGCTCTGGTTCTACGCCCTGGCCTGCATGATCGGGCTGGTGCTCGGCGGCAGCCAGGCGCTGTCCCGCTCGCTGTTCTCCCACCTCATCCCGGCCGGGAAGGAGGCGGAGTACTTCAGCGTCTACAAGGTCAGTGACCGCGGCACCAGTTGGATGGGCCCGCTGGTCTTCGGCCTCGCGTACCAGATCACCGGCAGCTACCGGTCGGCGATCATCTCGCTGCTGGTGTTCTTCGTGATCGGCTTCGCGGTGCTGGTGAAGGTCCCGGTGCGGCGGGCCATCGAGGCCGTCGGGAACCCCGTCCCCGAGCGGCTGTGA
- a CDS encoding glycerophosphodiester phosphodiesterase: MHPFLDHPGPLAFAHRGGDLGHPENSLAAFEAAVALGYRYLETDVHATADGVLVAFHDSRLDRVTDRAGAVAELPWEAVGRARIGGTEPVPLLEDLLGAFPEARFNIDVKAAPAVAPLVEAIRRTGAWDRVCVGGFSDSRLAAVRAAAGPRLATSLGPREVARLRLRSLAGPLLPGRGAPYAGVCAQVPERRRGVRVVDGAFVRAAHRLGLQVHVWTVDDPTRIRALLDLGVDGIMADRIDVLRDVLGERGCWTDGSTGSSTVMGTP, encoded by the coding sequence ATGCACCCCTTCCTCGACCACCCGGGGCCGCTGGCCTTCGCCCACCGCGGTGGCGACCTCGGCCACCCCGAGAACTCGCTGGCCGCCTTCGAGGCCGCCGTCGCCCTCGGGTACCGCTACCTGGAGACGGACGTCCACGCCACCGCCGACGGCGTACTGGTGGCCTTCCACGACTCCCGCCTCGACCGGGTCACCGACCGCGCCGGAGCCGTCGCGGAGCTGCCCTGGGAGGCGGTCGGGCGGGCCCGGATCGGCGGCACCGAGCCCGTGCCGCTGCTGGAGGACCTGCTCGGCGCCTTCCCCGAGGCCCGGTTCAACATCGACGTCAAGGCCGCGCCGGCCGTCGCACCGCTGGTCGAGGCGATCCGCCGGACCGGCGCCTGGGACCGGGTCTGCGTCGGCGGCTTCTCCGACAGCCGGCTCGCCGCCGTCCGCGCCGCCGCCGGCCCCCGCCTGGCCACCTCGCTCGGCCCGCGCGAGGTGGCCCGGCTGCGGCTGCGCTCGCTGGCCGGGCCGCTGCTGCCGGGACGCGGGGCGCCGTACGCCGGGGTGTGCGCGCAGGTGCCGGAGCGGCGCCGGGGCGTGCGGGTGGTCGACGGGGCCTTCGTCCGGGCCGCCCACCGCCTCGGCCTGCAGGTCCACGTCTGGACTGTGGACGATCCCACACGGATCAGGGCTCTCCTGGACCTGGGTGTGGATGGCATCATGGCCGATCGCATCGACGTCCTGCGGGACGTCCTCGGCGAGCGCGGCTGCTGGACCGACGGCAGCACCGGCTCCAGCACGGTGATGGGGACCCCATGA
- a CDS encoding PEP/pyruvate-binding domain-containing protein, which produces MRLTRSDRNEATTRPRLTGEKLTTREFRGLAGTVGGYPYVKIVLDRTESVLHFIDSADGTLHVRYIACEILGMSIDELARGLDSFNDDVYRNPDRRFCLGTLALHDRRGSAFLSLETVDVDTMSQDMLRAFYHRVRAHIDPALPLLLKPANHRQEAYVAGIPESEIPRVLSHELYSTASFVPLNAGEAHGRLRVFRSEAEYRADPEPLEWHDIVVMPRVPEDVPRVSGIIHTEHTTPLSHINVMAAGWRIPNAVGIDAVDRIERAGLAGRWVHYRVDADGSDLHLEAAPPRTEGAAPTPPAERVTVDRPDRTPTPVTALSDLRAGDHVRFGTKAANLGELTHLLQQGSPRWLGFYRVPRPPRADLLRYLARQLGLPEHADEAELDAAAQRLVKEHAHVPRGIVLPFSLQQRFLDSSAELREALDRLDSALLNGTSGTSTGTAGTGTGADAAAAAQLEELCRAAQQLIRATPLPDPIRTEIDRALDRHLYGAPLVVVRSSSNAEDLPGFSAAGLYESVANVSGPDAVLAAVREVWASLLSPRAVLLRQQAGIPLDHCGMGVIVQEQVGAAVGGVLVTCNPLSPQDFRDVYVNISPRSVTEVVTGQGAPLQYLCNTMEGGSRTVSLGTDGTDLDPATKDLVGRLALISRLLQSHFSPDESYADPVDIEWAIEGDRIDLLQLRPFRTAAR; this is translated from the coding sequence GTGCGCCTGACCCGTTCGGATCGCAACGAAGCGACCACGCGGCCCCGCCTGACCGGCGAAAAGCTCACCACCCGGGAGTTCCGGGGGCTCGCCGGCACCGTCGGCGGCTACCCCTACGTGAAGATCGTGCTCGACCGCACCGAGTCGGTGCTCCACTTCATCGACAGCGCCGACGGCACCCTCCACGTCCGCTACATCGCGTGCGAGATCCTCGGCATGTCGATCGACGAACTGGCCCGCGGGCTCGATTCGTTCAATGACGACGTCTACCGGAATCCCGACCGCCGTTTCTGTCTGGGAACCCTCGCCCTGCACGACCGGCGCGGCTCCGCTTTCCTCTCCCTGGAAACCGTCGACGTCGACACCATGTCCCAGGACATGCTGCGCGCCTTCTACCACCGGGTGCGCGCCCACATCGACCCCGCGCTGCCGCTGCTCCTCAAGCCGGCCAACCACCGGCAGGAGGCCTACGTCGCCGGGATCCCGGAGAGCGAGATCCCGCGCGTCCTCTCCCACGAGCTCTACTCCACGGCCTCCTTCGTGCCGCTGAACGCCGGGGAGGCCCACGGGCGGCTGCGGGTGTTCCGCTCGGAGGCGGAGTACCGGGCCGACCCCGAACCGCTGGAGTGGCACGACATCGTGGTGATGCCCCGGGTGCCCGAGGACGTTCCCCGGGTGTCGGGCATCATCCACACCGAGCACACCACCCCGCTCTCCCACATCAACGTGATGGCCGCCGGGTGGCGGATCCCCAACGCCGTCGGCATCGACGCCGTCGACCGGATCGAGCGGGCCGGGCTGGCCGGTCGGTGGGTCCACTACCGGGTCGACGCCGACGGCTCCGACCTCCACCTCGAAGCCGCGCCGCCGCGGACCGAGGGTGCCGCGCCGACACCGCCGGCCGAACGCGTCACCGTGGACCGGCCCGACCGCACGCCCACCCCGGTCACCGCGCTGTCCGACCTGCGCGCGGGCGACCACGTCCGCTTCGGCACCAAGGCCGCCAACCTCGGCGAACTCACCCACCTCCTCCAGCAGGGCTCGCCCCGCTGGCTCGGCTTCTACCGCGTCCCCCGCCCGCCCCGGGCCGACCTGCTGCGCTACCTGGCCCGGCAGCTCGGCCTCCCGGAGCACGCCGACGAGGCCGAACTGGACGCCGCCGCACAGCGGTTGGTGAAGGAGCACGCCCACGTGCCGCGCGGGATCGTGCTGCCGTTCTCGCTCCAGCAGCGCTTCCTCGACTCCTCGGCCGAACTCCGGGAAGCCCTCGACCGGCTCGACTCCGCGCTCCTGAACGGAACTTCGGGGACGAGCACGGGGACGGCGGGGACGGGGACGGGGGCGGATGCGGCCGCGGCCGCGCAGCTGGAAGAGCTCTGCCGCGCGGCACAGCAGCTGATCCGCGCCACCCCGCTGCCCGACCCGATCCGCACCGAGATCGACCGGGCGCTCGACCGGCACCTGTACGGCGCACCGCTCGTGGTCGTGCGCAGCTCCTCCAACGCCGAGGACCTGCCCGGCTTCTCTGCAGCCGGACTCTACGAATCGGTGGCGAACGTCAGCGGCCCGGATGCCGTCCTCGCCGCGGTCCGGGAGGTCTGGGCCTCGCTGCTCTCGCCCCGCGCCGTCCTGCTGCGGCAGCAGGCGGGCATCCCGCTGGACCACTGCGGCATGGGCGTCATCGTCCAGGAGCAGGTCGGCGCCGCCGTCGGCGGTGTGCTGGTCACCTGCAACCCGCTGAGCCCGCAGGACTTCCGCGACGTCTACGTCAACATCTCGCCGCGCTCGGTGACCGAGGTCGTCACCGGTCAGGGCGCCCCGCTCCAGTACCTGTGCAACACCATGGAGGGCGGCAGCCGTACGGTCTCGCTGGGCACCGACGGCACCGACCTGGACCCCGCGACCAAGGACCTGGTCGGCCGGCTGGCCCTGATCAGCCGGCTGCTGCAGTCCCACTTCTCGCCCGACGAGAGCTACGCCGACCCGGTCGACATCGAGTGGGCGATCGAGGGCGACCGGATCGACCTGCTGCAGCTGCGCCCCTTCCGCACCGCCGCCCGCTGA
- a CDS encoding ATP-grasp domain-containing protein — protein MKRILYVYVKGGAPLEYAFPRIAACGELHVLALAPLPTTAQDAWRPSCTSIELVPDAPRGEELVELITRYAKAIGADAVLTLSEFAVLAVAHAARRLGLAGPGEGIVRARDKRLMREAWAAAGVPIPGFRRVDSLADLDAALAAFTPPLLLKPAWGAGSVAQIVLDSAADAAPAWAEIERGLQAGSRVGMNELYAADTDRDRLVEEIAQGSTEGWYQDPGYGDYVSVEGIVADGVYRPLAITAKLPTVPSFVEVASTSPSVMAVPLQRRIEEVSRQAVDALGLENCGTHTELKLMKDGELVVIETAARFGGLLTTRQVHEVFGLDPIGMLVRQLLGEPVDYPEAMLTDGIRAAASVAVVPADAFGVPWRTRPVWNPQAVDWQSLLSPGSTIEAVPAFAMPAGQPVPAFDPNAGSRNWLGVYLLSAVDAATLQRDCNAVLNGLEAALHRAAG, from the coding sequence TTGAAGAGGATCCTGTACGTCTACGTCAAGGGCGGCGCCCCGCTGGAGTACGCCTTCCCGCGCATCGCCGCCTGCGGGGAACTGCACGTCCTCGCACTGGCCCCGCTGCCCACCACCGCGCAGGACGCGTGGCGGCCCAGCTGCACCAGCATCGAACTGGTGCCGGACGCGCCGCGCGGCGAGGAACTCGTCGAGCTGATCACCCGGTACGCGAAGGCGATCGGCGCCGACGCGGTGCTGACGCTCTCGGAGTTCGCGGTGCTGGCCGTCGCGCACGCCGCCCGCCGGCTCGGCCTGGCCGGGCCCGGCGAGGGGATCGTCCGCGCCCGGGACAAGCGGCTGATGCGGGAGGCGTGGGCCGCCGCCGGGGTGCCGATCCCCGGGTTCCGCCGGGTCGACAGCCTCGCCGACCTCGACGCCGCACTGGCCGCGTTCACGCCCCCGCTGCTGCTCAAGCCCGCCTGGGGCGCCGGATCGGTCGCCCAGATCGTGCTCGACTCGGCCGCGGACGCCGCCCCGGCGTGGGCCGAGATCGAGCGCGGCCTCCAGGCCGGCAGCCGGGTCGGCATGAACGAGCTCTACGCCGCCGACACCGACCGGGACCGGCTGGTCGAGGAGATCGCCCAGGGATCCACCGAAGGCTGGTACCAGGACCCCGGCTACGGCGACTACGTGAGCGTGGAGGGCATCGTCGCGGACGGCGTCTACCGCCCGCTGGCCATCACCGCCAAGCTGCCGACCGTCCCGTCCTTCGTCGAGGTGGCCAGCACCTCACCCTCCGTCATGGCCGTACCGCTGCAACGCCGGATCGAGGAGGTCTCGCGGCAGGCCGTCGACGCGCTCGGCCTGGAGAACTGCGGCACCCACACCGAGCTCAAGCTGATGAAGGACGGCGAGCTGGTGGTCATCGAGACCGCCGCCCGGTTCGGCGGCCTGCTGACGACCCGCCAGGTCCACGAGGTGTTCGGCCTCGACCCGATCGGCATGCTGGTCCGGCAACTGCTGGGCGAACCGGTCGACTACCCCGAGGCCATGCTCACCGACGGCATCCGCGCCGCCGCGTCGGTGGCCGTCGTCCCCGCCGACGCCTTCGGCGTGCCCTGGCGCACCAGGCCGGTCTGGAACCCGCAGGCCGTGGACTGGCAGAGCCTGCTGTCCCCGGGCAGCACCATCGAGGCCGTCCCCGCCTTCGCCATGCCGGCCGGACAGCCGGTGCCCGCCTTCGACCCCAACGCGGGCTCGCGCAACTGGCTCGGGGTCTACCTGCTGAGCGCCGTCGACGCCGCCACCCTGCAGCGCGACTGCAACGCCGTGCTGAACGGCCTGGAAGCCGCCCTGCACCGCGCCGCCGGCTGA
- a CDS encoding glycosyltransferase, protein MRVLFAGVPGAGHLFPLIPLARAMSELGHEVAVTSMDGGEPVAASGLPYLPLAPGVDWGREIREAGRTKRPELLQRTIETNSADREAFVPLAAHVNSAVADAAVELATQWRPDLVVYDYQFPVALLAATVLGVPAVQHDLGFVRTPRLRALMLAEMADTFARYGIDPLPQPAETIDLAPPSMAGPEPYGCFLRPVAYNGDGALPVPLAAPAHRPRVAVTLGTVPPKTDGLTRIERVIAAAADTDADFVLATGDLDLATLGTLPDNVHAHGWVPWRALLDTCTAAIHHGGSGTALAALDAGIPQLALPDGSDRHINAHAVRDRGAGLSATAEEIGPALLDQLLTDTALARTAREVSAEIARMPSPTTVAKQLTALA, encoded by the coding sequence ATGCGTGTACTGTTCGCCGGCGTGCCCGGCGCCGGCCATCTCTTCCCGCTGATACCGCTGGCCAGAGCGATGAGCGAGCTCGGCCACGAGGTCGCGGTGACCTCGATGGACGGTGGCGAACCGGTCGCCGCCTCCGGGCTGCCCTACCTGCCCCTCGCCCCGGGCGTGGACTGGGGCCGGGAGATCCGGGAGGCCGGCCGCACCAAACGGCCCGAGCTGTTGCAGCGGACCATCGAGACCAACTCGGCCGACCGCGAGGCCTTCGTCCCCCTCGCCGCCCACGTCAACAGCGCGGTGGCCGACGCCGCCGTCGAACTCGCCACGCAGTGGCGGCCGGACCTGGTGGTGTACGACTACCAGTTCCCGGTGGCCCTGCTCGCGGCGACCGTCCTGGGCGTGCCCGCCGTCCAGCACGACCTCGGATTCGTCCGCACCCCCCGGTTGCGTGCGCTGATGCTCGCCGAGATGGCGGACACCTTCGCCCGGTACGGCATCGACCCGCTGCCCCAGCCGGCGGAGACCATCGACCTCGCCCCGCCGAGCATGGCCGGACCGGAGCCGTACGGCTGCTTCCTGCGGCCCGTCGCCTACAACGGCGACGGCGCTCTCCCCGTACCCCTGGCCGCACCCGCGCACCGCCCGCGGGTGGCGGTCACCCTGGGCACCGTACCGCCCAAGACCGACGGCCTGACCAGGATCGAGCGGGTGATCGCGGCCGCCGCCGACACCGACGCCGACTTCGTCCTGGCCACCGGTGACCTCGACCTCGCCACCCTCGGCACCCTGCCCGACAACGTCCACGCCCACGGCTGGGTGCCGTGGCGCGCCCTGCTCGACACCTGCACGGCCGCCATCCACCACGGCGGCAGTGGCACCGCGCTCGCCGCCCTCGACGCCGGCATCCCCCAACTCGCCCTGCCTGACGGCTCCGACCGCCACATCAACGCCCACGCGGTCCGCGACCGCGGCGCCGGCCTCAGCGCCACCGCCGAGGAGATCGGCCCGGCCCTGCTCGACCAGCTGCTCACCGACACCGCCCTGGCCCGCACCGCCCGCGAGGTCAGCGCCGAGATCGCGAGGATGCCGAGCCCCACCACGGTGGCGAAGCAGCTCACCGCCCTCGCCTGA
- a CDS encoding penicillin-binding transpeptidase domain-containing protein, which yields MQDEQEYDAYEDEAQERAPRRPAAKRILLVTAGGVFAALLAVGGYGAYNIVNAVSNGNSSPGAAGHQGSAGAAQTPQEPATAEQAEKVSAEFLAAWSRGDVAAAAGLTDSPETARAALATFHEQVAARTLTLTGTGPAPAAPAGQPAAPAATTSPSAPTAPAVGFRAKAEFDGATGAWEYDSALSVVRAQDGRAVVHWTPTVIHPRLGPGRTIAVKALPDPVSKPTDRNGKPLDGFPSLSAVLPLIAPADGTTAVTGRAVVVSGGAGKEPEQLFVLTPPSAPQVKLTLDADLQQVAEEAVKQQSAGGKPASLVAVQPSTGHILAMAYSPSGFNRAVAGGQPPGSTMKVITSAALLQAGVTPDTVVPCKETTYSPRAWHNDDSGDFPSYTLTDDFTHSCNTGFIDKGLEKLPPGTLTKVARDQFGLGLEWHIGIPSRDATIPVPGTKDEAAAEYIGQGQIQVNSLLMASVAATVQNGTFRQPVLREDAKRVTAPGTLPADVARDLRAMMARTATQGTARAPMSGLSGQIGAKTGTVEAGSQATNSWFIAYRGDLAVAAEVEGGGHGNSAAGVAAAQVLKAGGKG from the coding sequence ATGCAGGACGAACAGGAATACGACGCGTACGAGGACGAGGCGCAGGAGCGGGCCCCGCGCCGGCCGGCCGCGAAGCGGATCCTGCTGGTGACGGCCGGCGGGGTGTTCGCCGCGCTGCTGGCCGTCGGCGGGTACGGCGCCTACAACATCGTGAACGCCGTCTCGAACGGCAACAGCTCCCCGGGTGCCGCCGGCCACCAGGGCTCCGCCGGCGCCGCGCAGACCCCGCAGGAGCCGGCGACGGCCGAGCAGGCCGAGAAGGTGTCAGCGGAGTTCCTGGCGGCCTGGAGCCGGGGGGACGTCGCGGCCGCCGCCGGGCTGACGGACAGTCCGGAGACGGCCCGCGCCGCGCTGGCGACCTTCCACGAGCAGGTCGCGGCCCGCACGCTCACGCTGACCGGGACCGGCCCCGCGCCGGCCGCCCCGGCGGGCCAACCGGCCGCGCCGGCCGCTACGACCTCGCCGAGCGCACCGACCGCGCCTGCCGTCGGCTTCCGCGCGAAGGCCGAGTTCGACGGCGCGACCGGCGCCTGGGAGTACGACAGCGCGCTGAGCGTCGTCCGGGCCCAGGACGGCCGGGCCGTCGTGCACTGGACACCGACGGTGATCCACCCCCGCCTCGGCCCGGGCCGCACGATCGCCGTGAAGGCGCTGCCCGACCCGGTGTCCAAGCCGACCGACCGCAACGGCAAACCGCTCGACGGCTTCCCGTCGCTGAGCGCCGTCCTGCCCCTGATCGCGCCCGCCGACGGCACGACGGCCGTCACCGGGCGGGCCGTGGTCGTCTCGGGCGGCGCCGGCAAGGAGCCCGAGCAGCTGTTCGTGCTGACCCCGCCGAGCGCGCCGCAGGTCAAGCTCACCCTGGACGCCGACCTCCAGCAGGTCGCCGAGGAGGCGGTCAAGCAGCAGTCGGCGGGCGGCAAGCCCGCCTCCCTGGTGGCCGTCCAGCCGAGTACCGGCCACATCCTCGCGATGGCCTACTCTCCGAGCGGGTTCAACCGCGCGGTCGCGGGCGGCCAGCCGCCCGGCTCCACCATGAAGGTGATCACCTCGGCCGCCCTGCTGCAGGCCGGGGTGACCCCGGACACCGTGGTGCCGTGCAAGGAGACCACCTACTCCCCGCGGGCCTGGCACAACGACGACAGCGGCGACTTCCCCTCGTACACGCTCACCGACGACTTCACCCACTCCTGCAACACCGGCTTCATCGACAAGGGCCTGGAGAAGCTGCCGCCCGGCACCCTCACCAAGGTCGCCCGCGACCAGTTCGGCCTCGGCCTGGAGTGGCACATCGGCATCCCGAGCCGGGACGCCACCATCCCGGTGCCGGGGACCAAGGACGAGGCGGCCGCCGAGTACATCGGCCAGGGCCAGATCCAGGTCAACTCGCTGCTGATGGCCTCCGTCGCCGCCACCGTGCAGAACGGCACCTTCCGTCAACCCGTCCTGCGGGAGGACGCCAAACGGGTGACGGCCCCCGGGACGCTGCCCGCCGACGTCGCCCGGGACCTGCGCGCGATGATGGCCAGGACCGCCACCCAGGGCACCGCCCGCGCCCCGATGTCCGGCCTGTCCGGCCAGATCGGCGCCAAGACCGGCACCGTCGAGGCCGGCAGCCAGGCCACCAACAGCTGGTTCATCGCCTACCGCGGCGACCTCGCCGTCGCCGCCGAGGTCGAGGGCGGCGGCCACGGCAACAGCGCCGCCGGCGTCGCGGCCGCCCAGGTCCTGAAGGCCGGCGGCAAGGGCTGA
- a CDS encoding carboxymuconolactone decarboxylase family protein, with amino-acid sequence MTTRSITTEIPQRPRMAQDPVQLIPELAEVSAALFKAVGNGSVPRSTISLVQLRAGQIAGNTYLTVLHTGFLRKAGVSEEQITSVSSWQDSPYFTAPERAALALVEATLQPAADGERVSDALYAEVAGHYEEKALATLMIAIGQVNFFTAIALIAKPVPGRSFTDPWA; translated from the coding sequence TTGACCACCCGATCGATCACCACCGAGATCCCGCAGCGCCCCCGCATGGCCCAGGACCCGGTGCAGCTCATCCCCGAACTCGCCGAGGTCTCGGCCGCGTTGTTCAAGGCCGTCGGCAACGGCTCGGTGCCCCGCAGCACCATCAGCCTGGTCCAGCTGCGCGCCGGCCAGATCGCCGGCAACACCTACCTGACCGTCCTGCACACCGGCTTCCTCCGCAAGGCCGGAGTGAGCGAGGAGCAGATCACCTCGGTCTCCTCCTGGCAGGACTCGCCGTACTTCACCGCCCCCGAGCGCGCCGCGCTCGCCCTGGTCGAAGCCACCCTGCAGCCCGCCGCGGACGGCGAACGCGTCAGCGACGCGCTGTACGCCGAGGTCGCCGGGCACTACGAGGAGAAGGCGCTCGCCACCCTGATGATCGCCATCGGCCAGGTCAACTTCTTCACCGCCATCGCCCTCATCGCCAAGCCCGTCCCGGGCCGCTCCTTCACCGATCCCTGGGCCTGA
- a CDS encoding cytochrome P450 → MSTETRPVPELGPEIVEQWRAEEAELVELLARTQRGVGGVAAFRLGPTPTVLVTDPAAVQHVLGRHPDRYVKRSHRARMLVGDGVLSATGDPWKRQRRLLQSQFTGTGMRRYEQRIATAARRTAERWEHHRRTGETFDVAEEMRRFALDTVWRALTGLPLDDRTDRELRAVERVVAAMPKLPTDTADARDAVAEDLARIDVVAHAAIDAARAGGPVEEPGLLRVLLEAGDQYPEYTDRLIRDELVTLLVAGHETTATTLTWLFLLLDEHPEARTADPQALVSEALRLYPPAWLLPRHAVEDDVIAGHRVAAGTDVLVCPYLTHRDPALWTDPERFDPARFAPGADRPRQLGAYLPFGLGARACLGTQFALRETTALLDLLLPMGPLEFRAKPTGAAYSITVRPDGPTPAVLRPGPGRP, encoded by the coding sequence GTGAGCACGGAAACCCGCCCGGTACCGGAGTTGGGCCCCGAGATCGTCGAGCAGTGGCGGGCCGAGGAGGCCGAGCTGGTCGAGCTGCTGGCCCGGACACAGCGCGGCGTCGGCGGTGTCGCCGCGTTCCGGCTCGGCCCGACGCCGACCGTCCTGGTCACCGACCCCGCCGCCGTGCAGCACGTCCTGGGCCGCCACCCGGACCGGTACGTCAAGCGCTCGCACCGGGCCAGGATGCTCGTCGGGGACGGCGTGCTGTCCGCCACCGGTGACCCCTGGAAGCGCCAACGGCGGTTGCTGCAGTCGCAGTTCACCGGCACCGGGATGCGCAGGTACGAGCAGCGGATCGCCACGGCGGCGCGCCGGACGGCGGAGCGCTGGGAGCACCACCGGCGCACCGGGGAGACCTTCGACGTGGCCGAGGAGATGCGCCGCTTCGCCCTGGACACCGTCTGGCGGGCGCTCACCGGGCTGCCGCTGGACGACCGGACGGATCGCGAACTCCGGGCAGTGGAACGGGTGGTGGCCGCCATGCCGAAGCTGCCCACCGACACGGCGGACGCCCGGGACGCCGTCGCCGAGGACCTGGCCCGAATCGACGTCGTCGCTCACGCGGCGATCGACGCGGCGCGGGCGGGCGGCCCGGTGGAGGAGCCGGGCCTGCTCCGGGTGCTGCTGGAGGCGGGCGACCAGTACCCCGAGTACACCGACCGGTTGATCCGCGACGAGCTGGTCACCCTGCTCGTCGCCGGGCACGAGACCACCGCCACCACGCTGACCTGGCTCTTCCTGCTCCTCGACGAGCACCCCGAGGCCCGGACGGCCGACCCGCAGGCGCTGGTCAGCGAGGCCCTGCGGCTCTACCCGCCGGCCTGGCTGCTCCCCCGGCACGCCGTCGAGGACGACGTCATCGCCGGCCACCGCGTCGCCGCCGGGACGGACGTCCTGGTCTGCCCCTACCTCACCCACCGCGACCCCGCCCTGTGGACCGACCCCGAGCGCTTCGACCCGGCCCGCTTCGCCCCCGGCGCGGACCGCCCGCGCCAGCTCGGCGCCTACCTCCCGTTCGGCCTCGGCGCCCGCGCCTGCCTGGGCACCCAGTTCGCCCTCCGGGAGACCACGGCCCTGCTGGACCTCCTGCTGCCGATGGGCCCGTTGGAGTTCCGCGCCAAGCCGACGGGCGCCGCCTACAGCATCACCGTACGGCCGGACGGGCCCACACCCGCCGTCCTGCGCCCGGGCCCGGGCCGGCCCTGA